The DNA window TATACTCAAATATGATAGTATTACTATTAATTATGAAACTTTAACTTTTATTTATGTAAATAGTATTCTTAAGAATACCTCTATCTCCCCCGCTAGCCACTGTAAAACGGGACTTCCTGCCAAAAATAGAGCCACAACAATACTCGACACACTAGAATATCTTTTTCAAAAAATATTTTGAAGTTATTGTAATAAATTTGAATTATTACCTAATTTTTGCTAAATTTATAGTGCAATATTCATATAAACTTATCATTATGAACAAATATGTATCTGCTCAGGAAGCGGTAAAAATTGTAAAATCTGGCGACCGCGTATACCTTCAAGCGGCGGCAGCTGCGCCAACCATTTTATCGAACGCTTTGACCGAACGAGCCTCGGAATTGCGCAATGTGGAAGTCTGTCATTTGCACACCGAAGGAGAAGCGCGTTACGCAAATCCTGAGCTTTCGGAAAGCTTTCACGTCAATTCTTTTTTTATTGGAGCGAATGTTCGGCACACTTTAAAAACAGGCAACGGTTCATATACTCCCGTTTTCCTTAGCGAATTACCTTATTTGTTTCGAAAAAAAGTGTTGAACTTGGACGTAGCTTTTATACACGTTTCTCCTCCTGACAGCCACGGCTATTGCTCCCTTGGCGTATCGGTAGAAGCTAGTTTAGCGGCTATTGAATGTGCCAATATAGTAGTAGCGCAAGTAAACCCACAAATGCCTAGAACTTTTGGCGATGGAATAGTTCACATCTCCGAAATTGATTATTTAGTAGAAGTGGATATGCCAATTTATAGCCATTCGATGGAAGAAACCACCCCGTCTGAAGACAAAATCGGTTCTTATATCGCCTCTTTGATTGAGGATGAAAGCACTTTGCAAATGGGTATTGGATCTATTCCGAATGCGGCTTTGGCAAAACTAACCCATCATAAAAATCTGGGACTGCACACCGAAATGTTTTCGGATGGCGTCATCGATTTAATCGAGAGCAATGTGATCAACGGCAATTTCAAAGGCGTAGGCAGAGGACGAGCATTGGCAACTTTCTTAATTGGTTCCCAACGTTTATATGACTTTGTCAATGACAATCCTTTTGTAGAAATGAAAGAGTCCTCCTATGTGAATGACACGGCTAGAATTCGAAAAAACCCAAAAATGATCGCAATCAATTCAGCTATCGAAGTCGATTTAACAGGTCAAGTTTGTGCAGATTCTATTGGCCCTCGAATGTATTCTGGCGTTGGTGGCCAAATGGATTTTATTCGTGGCGCTTCTTTGAGTGAAGGAGGAAAAGCGATTATTGCATTGCCTTCTATCACCAAAAATGGCGATAGCAGAATCGTTCCGTTTTTGAAACAAGGCGCTGGAGTGGTGACCACCCGATCGCACATTCAATACATAATTACTGAGAATGGTATTGCCAATTTGTACGGAAAAACACTGAAACAACGCGTTGCTGAAATGGTAAAAATCGCTCATCCCGACCATCAAGAGTGGATTGACAAAGAATATTATGCTTTAGTCTCTGGCAAATAAAAAATTAGTCCCGCAAATTGCGGGACTAATTGTTTCAACTAAATCGTATTTGCTACAAAAGTGAATGTCTAGTCATCACAGCTGGCTTTTCAATTTGCATCAAATCCAAAATAGTAGGAGCTAAATCTCCTAAAACGCCATCTTGAATTGATTTCAATTCTTTGTCCACCAAAATAATTGGAACTGGATTTGTCGTATGCGCCGTATTTGGCGAACCATCAGGGTTAATCATCGTTTCGCAATTTCCGTGATCGGCAATAATCAATGTGGTATAATCATTGGCCAAAGCCGCAGTAATTACTTTTTCTACGCATTTATCAACCGCTTCACAGGCTTGAATGGCTGCACTCATCACTCCAGTGTGTCCTACCATATCGCCATTAGCAAAATTCAAACATACAAAATCAACTTCACCTTTATTCAATTCTGGAACCAAGGCATCTGCCAATTCATAGGCACTCATTTCCGGTTTTAAATCATAGGTAGCCACTTTTGGTGAGTTCTTCAAGATTCTTGATTCCCCTTCAAAAGGAATTTCTCTACCACCAGAAAAGAAGAAAGTCACGTGTGGATATTTCTCGGTTTCGGCAATTCTGATTTGTTTTTTGTTGGCTTTTTCTAAAACTTCACCCAATGTTTCTGTTACGTTGTCTTTGTTGTAAACTACTTTTACATTCTCATAGGTTTCGTCGTAATTGGTAAGCGTTACATAATACAAATTGAGTTTGTGCATGTTGTGCTCGTGGAAATCTCTTTGCGAAAGGGTTTCGGTCAATTCGCGACCTCGATCGGTTCTGAAATTGAAGAAAACAACCACATCTCCTTCTTTGATTGTAGCCAATGGTTGGTCGTTTTCGTCCACCATTATAATTGGATTGATAAATTCGTCGGTTACGTTATTTTCGTAACTTTCTTCGATGCTTTTTACAGCGTCTTTAGACTGTTTTCCCGTTCCGTTTACTACTAAATCGTAGGCGATTTTCACTCTCTCCCAACGTTTGTCTCGGTCCATTGCATAATATCTTCCCACTACCGAAGCAATTTTCGCAGAAGTATTTGCAATATAGTTTTCCAGATTTTGGATATAAGTGGCTCCCGATTTTGGATCCACATCACGACCGTCCGTAAAAGCGTGAACGAATACTTTTTCTAAACCGAAAGCTTGTGTGGCATCGATCAAACCGCGCAAATGCGAAGTATGAGAATGCACGCCACCGTCGGAAACTAGTCCTAGCAGGTGTAAGTTAACATTTTTATCTTTGGCGTATTGAAAAGCATCAATCAACACTTGTTCTTGCGCCATTGAATTATTTTCTACAGCCAAATTAATTTTGGCCAAATCTTGATAGACAATTCTACCAGCACCCAGGTTCATGTGTCCCACTTCGGAATTCCCCATTTGCCCTTCTGGCAAACCTACATTTAAACCATCGGTTCTTAGCTGCCCAACTGCATATTTTGTATACAAACTTTTGATAAAAGGGATATTGGCATTGTCTATTGCGGATACTTTTGGATCGGGAGAATTCCCCCAACCGTCAAGAATCATAAGGATTACTTTTTTGCTCATATTACTAAAATTTTTATACAAAGATAACCCTTTCCGAAAAAATATAAGTGCGTCAAAACTACTATTATATATAAAAAAGAGAACTACAACAAATACTTAAAAATCTGTTGTAAAATCTGCTTTTTTATACCATAAATGCAAAGAAAAATCTTCGAAAACCATGTAGAAAAAAATGGCCATTTTTGCAATTTTTGCAAAATCCCAAGGAAAGAAATGATTAGAACGAAATACCAGATTGTAGAACTGTTAAAAAAAACCGTTTCCTCCTGAGTTCAGGCTTTTGAGCCTAAAATTTTATCTTTTGCTACGAAGGGAATTGTAGTCGATATAATAGCGAAGACTAATCGAAAAAATACTGGTCAGATTCGTGTCAAATACATTATCAAGATTAGATTGAATGTTTTTTTCCACAATATTGGTACTTTCTAAGGCATAATTTCGATATAAAACCGCCAATTCACTGCCTGGAGCAAACCACCAAGAATACGAAAAATCAAAATTCCAGGAGTTGAAATTCCGATTTTTATTTTTGTCGTAAGTGGTATTTGTGGTCAAATGACCATTGTCCTGCAAGGTTAGAAACTCGTGATTTTCGGCATAGGACCAATAGTATCTTGCCACTAGATTTAGGGACATTTTATTGGTAATCGAATATTTACCTGTAAAATAATGATCTACAATTTCGCGGTTACGCTCGGCAAAAATGATATCGTCACCATCAAATCCAACCCAACCGCGATCATTGACTTTTCGGGTATAAATCAGGTTGTATGATAAGGAAAATTTATCACTGAATCGGTTGCTAATTGCAGGCGAAATGGCATAAATAATTCTGCCGTCTTCGTTAAATTTTTCGATAGAACCGTCAATATCTATGGAGAACTTTTTATTATCGTTGGATGCAAAGTACAAATACGAAACGAAGCTCTTTGGCACAAAAACATATTCACCATACACTCTCGGCTCATAAAAATTATAGCGATCGAAAAGATTTGCTTGTATTTTCCCTTCCCAATATTGATTTTTTTTATTAATAGCCGAAAACTTAGCTTGATACCACGCTTCTTGAAACTTCCCGGTCGTATTTTGAATTTCTAAATTAATATTTTGTGAAGCCTTGAAAGAGTTAAAATTTTTGGTTGGATTGACAATCCTATAACTCATCTCCGCATAACCTGAATGGTAATTATTCACAAAAATAATCCCCAAGTCATTGATGTCATAATTTTCAGAAAGGTACTTCCCAGAGAACATATAACGGTATTTTCCGCTAGTTTTAGCAAAACTCAATTGTGTTTTGTAACCATCGTAATTTTCCAACCCATTATTCAAAAGGGAATAAAAATCATTATTCTTAACGGTGCTATATTTGAAATCTCCCGACAATTTATAGGTATTGGCTTTGGTATTTAAATCGAATAATAGGCCGGAAACATTGGCATCGCGAAAATCACCATTCCGAACAGTGCTTGTATTTATCAACGAAACTGATGAATTTTGATTGAATCTTTGATCTAAAACCAACACATTATAATTGACCAAGGGTTCAATAACTTCCTTTCGTGTTTCGCCAGTATCTGTATTTTCGATCGTGGCAAATGTTTTTTCGGTAATGGCATTCAAAACTCCAATTCCGAGCCCTTTTTCGGTTCTGCCCGAAACCTTTACTGCATTCAATAAATCGGTCGAACTCGGATATTCGGTTACCTCTTCATTCGCTGCCACGATCGGTTCGGTCGTTGGCTCACCGCCAATTCTTCTAGAGTAGAAAAGATTTCCTTTTGAAAACAAATCAGTTGCTTCGGTGAAAAAAGCTCTGTTTTCGTCAAATTGTTGCTCGAATGGTTCCAGGTTCAAAATGGCATTGTCGAATTTGGTTTGCCCAAAATCAGGCACTAAAATCGCATCGAGGGTGAAGGCGTCATTGATGCCATATTTGATATCCATCCCCACTTTGAAAGTCTTATCTGCGGCATAATCGTCTTTTTGATAGTAAGCCGAAGTGTAAGGAATAAAGAAAAGTCGGGTGGGTGTTTTGATATTTTCGATACCTTCCAATATTCCTTCTTGGGTAATCACAGCACCAATTTTGGCATCTACAAAACTCCAGGTGTAAATCTGGTCTTGATCTCCTCGCTTGATTTCACGGGTAAAATTAAGACCCCAAGTTTGTTTGGCAGCCTTGGAAAATCGCAAAGCAGCGTAAGGAATTTTCATCTCGACCACCCAACCAATATCGGTAATTTTTACTTTGCTATCCCAAATGGCATCCCAATTATAATCTTCAGAGGTTTCAGTTGCCAAACAATCCATCTGAACGCCAGCTGCACTAACAAAAAAGCGGAAATCTTGCTGTCCGTCATTATTTCCGTTGACAAAAATCGAAAAAACATCAGCCACACCAAACTCGTCCCTATTGGTTAATTCTCGTGAAATTTGGGTAGGTTGGTCGTCATATAAAATAGCTGAAACATAAATTGCAGTATTATCGTATAGTATTTTAACATCAGTCTTTTTACTTTCGCTGATGGGTTTGCCATTATCAGGCTCGTACATAATAAAATCTGTGGCAAGCGGAGCTGTTTTCCAGGCTTCTTCAGTAATTTTTCCGTCGATATTAATGCTTTCGTTGGTATATTTTGCCTGAAGTGTCTTTTTTTGGCCAAAAGCACAAAAATTTAGTAAAATAAAAAAAAGGAGATAACTTGAGTAAAATTTGGGCATAAATTAAGATTGTGGTTGAGCAAAAATAGTAAAATTAACACAAAAGCCAAAATAAATACATTTAAAATCTTGGTCTAATTTGAATTAAAAACCACAAAATCTTATTTTTTTCATAAAATCATCCTCTTAAAAAAATTCTTGAAGTATATTTGCAGTCCCAAACAAAAATGTCTAACCTATACGTTATCAATGATTTATAAGATATTTCCTGCTGCATTATTACTGTTAATTTCTTTATATTCTAACAAAAAAGATTTCACCACACCCCTGAAGTCTGAAAATAAAGCAATTGTAACGGATTTAAATCCAAGTTCAGATTCTAACATAGAAATCACATACAACAAACTGACTACCAATCAGTTTGACATCCCTCATATTGAAAGTTTTAGAGAAGCACTCAAAGGTTTTTATTTGTTAAAAGAAAAAGGGCTGGTCGAGAAAAATATCATAACCCTCGTGGATTTTAGCTTATCGTCGAATACCAAAAGACTTTGGGTAATCGATTTAGAGACAAATACCGTTTTATACAATTCTTTAGTTGCCCACGGAAGAAATACGGGCGAGGAATTTGCGAACCGTTTTTCGAACTCCAATAGTTCGTATCAAAGTAGTTTAGGTATCTATCTCACCGGAGAAGTATACACAGGAAAACACGGCATGTCGCTCAAACTAGATGGGCTTGAAAAAGGAATCAATGACCACGCAAGAGCAAGAGGCGTAGTGATGCATTCAGCAAATTATGTCTCCAATTCATTTATAAAATGCAACAAAAGATTAGGCAGAAGTCAAGGTTGTCCTGCGATTCCACAAGAACTGCTCGCTGAAATTGTTAATACCATCAAGAATAAATCTTATTTGTTCATTTACCATCCTTCAAGGAGCTTAGAAAAAAACTCTCCCCTATTTTCATAATTTTCCGTACAAGTCGGCATCCAAATTATAAATGTCTTCTCTGAAAATCAAACGATTATTTTCACTCCAAGCAGTCCAATATAAGATATGAATTGCGACTTCTTTTGAAATTTTTATGTTTTTTGTTTTTTGAGTTTCAACAATATTCGCTATTTTTTCGGCATCCCACGATTCTTGATCATCGAGCAGGTATTGCGCTAATTTCAGGGGATTATCCACTCGCACACAGCCAGAACTCAAGCACCGTTTTTGCTTCGCAAAAAAATCGCGATGATTGGTGTCATGCAAATATACCGAAAACCGATTTGGAAAAGTAAACTTGACCATTCCCAATGAATTAAACGAGCCCGGACTTTGCACATAGCGATAGGATTTTGCATTCGAAAGTTGCCAATTACTAGCGCTTACTTGCTGTCCCTGCCGATTGTATACTTTCATATTCGTTTGTGCCAGATAGCTTCTGTTTCTAGCAATTGCAGGAATGACATCTTCTTTCAAAATCGTTGGAGGCACGGTCCAAGTGGGATTCAGCAGCACACTATTCAATTTTGAAGACAGCACCGGAGTTGGCCTTTTGTCCCTACCTACGACAACTTTATGTGTTCGCATCGTGTCTTGCGCTTTGACTATTACCAATTTGTAATCGGGTATATTGACCAGCACATATTCATCCCCCAAATCCTTCGGAAACCATC is part of the Flavobacterium nackdongense genome and encodes:
- a CDS encoding acetyl-CoA hydrolase/transferase family protein — encoded protein: MNKYVSAQEAVKIVKSGDRVYLQAAAAAPTILSNALTERASELRNVEVCHLHTEGEARYANPELSESFHVNSFFIGANVRHTLKTGNGSYTPVFLSELPYLFRKKVLNLDVAFIHVSPPDSHGYCSLGVSVEASLAAIECANIVVAQVNPQMPRTFGDGIVHISEIDYLVEVDMPIYSHSMEETTPSEDKIGSYIASLIEDESTLQMGIGSIPNAALAKLTHHKNLGLHTEMFSDGVIDLIESNVINGNFKGVGRGRALATFLIGSQRLYDFVNDNPFVEMKESSYVNDTARIRKNPKMIAINSAIEVDLTGQVCADSIGPRMYSGVGGQMDFIRGASLSEGGKAIIALPSITKNGDSRIVPFLKQGAGVVTTRSHIQYIITENGIANLYGKTLKQRVAEMVKIAHPDHQEWIDKEYYALVSGK
- the gpmI gene encoding 2,3-bisphosphoglycerate-independent phosphoglycerate mutase codes for the protein MSKKVILMILDGWGNSPDPKVSAIDNANIPFIKSLYTKYAVGQLRTDGLNVGLPEGQMGNSEVGHMNLGAGRIVYQDLAKINLAVENNSMAQEQVLIDAFQYAKDKNVNLHLLGLVSDGGVHSHTSHLRGLIDATQAFGLEKVFVHAFTDGRDVDPKSGATYIQNLENYIANTSAKIASVVGRYYAMDRDKRWERVKIAYDLVVNGTGKQSKDAVKSIEESYENNVTDEFINPIIMVDENDQPLATIKEGDVVVFFNFRTDRGRELTETLSQRDFHEHNMHKLNLYYVTLTNYDETYENVKVVYNKDNVTETLGEVLEKANKKQIRIAETEKYPHVTFFFSGGREIPFEGESRILKNSPKVATYDLKPEMSAYELADALVPELNKGEVDFVCLNFANGDMVGHTGVMSAAIQACEAVDKCVEKVITAALANDYTTLIIADHGNCETMINPDGSPNTAHTTNPVPIILVDKELKSIQDGVLGDLAPTILDLMQIEKPAVMTRHSLL
- a CDS encoding DUF5916 domain-containing protein → MPKFYSSYLLFFILLNFCAFGQKKTLQAKYTNESINIDGKITEEAWKTAPLATDFIMYEPDNGKPISESKKTDVKILYDNTAIYVSAILYDDQPTQISRELTNRDEFGVADVFSIFVNGNNDGQQDFRFFVSAAGVQMDCLATETSEDYNWDAIWDSKVKITDIGWVVEMKIPYAALRFSKAAKQTWGLNFTREIKRGDQDQIYTWSFVDAKIGAVITQEGILEGIENIKTPTRLFFIPYTSAYYQKDDYAADKTFKVGMDIKYGINDAFTLDAILVPDFGQTKFDNAILNLEPFEQQFDENRAFFTEATDLFSKGNLFYSRRIGGEPTTEPIVAANEEVTEYPSSTDLLNAVKVSGRTEKGLGIGVLNAITEKTFATIENTDTGETRKEVIEPLVNYNVLVLDQRFNQNSSVSLINTSTVRNGDFRDANVSGLLFDLNTKANTYKLSGDFKYSTVKNNDFYSLLNNGLENYDGYKTQLSFAKTSGKYRYMFSGKYLSENYDINDLGIIFVNNYHSGYAEMSYRIVNPTKNFNSFKASQNINLEIQNTTGKFQEAWYQAKFSAINKKNQYWEGKIQANLFDRYNFYEPRVYGEYVFVPKSFVSYLYFASNDNKKFSIDIDGSIEKFNEDGRIIYAISPAISNRFSDKFSLSYNLIYTRKVNDRGWVGFDGDDIIFAERNREIVDHYFTGKYSITNKMSLNLVARYYWSYAENHEFLTLQDNGHLTTNTTYDKNKNRNFNSWNFDFSYSWWFAPGSELAVLYRNYALESTNIVEKNIQSNLDNVFDTNLTSIFSISLRYYIDYNSLRSKR
- a CDS encoding murein L,D-transpeptidase catalytic domain family protein; translated protein: MIYKIFPAALLLLISLYSNKKDFTTPLKSENKAIVTDLNPSSDSNIEITYNKLTTNQFDIPHIESFREALKGFYLLKEKGLVEKNIITLVDFSLSSNTKRLWVIDLETNTVLYNSLVAHGRNTGEEFANRFSNSNSSYQSSLGIYLTGEVYTGKHGMSLKLDGLEKGINDHARARGVVMHSANYVSNSFIKCNKRLGRSQGCPAIPQELLAEIVNTIKNKSYLFIYHPSRSLEKNSPLFS